The following coding sequences are from one Microbacterium wangchenii window:
- a CDS encoding fluoride efflux transporter FluC — MTPSLFAAVALAGGAGAGLRYLLDLVVQRLAGSRVPWGILVVNLSGAFALGLISAGIVDSTGLWVLGAGLLGGYTTFSSVAVSTVLLAEERRPRAAVGYAVATFVGSVICALLGAVCGALLT, encoded by the coding sequence ATGACGCCGTCCCTGTTCGCCGCGGTGGCGCTGGCCGGCGGTGCCGGGGCGGGGCTGCGCTACCTGCTCGACCTGGTCGTGCAACGGCTCGCCGGTTCGCGTGTGCCCTGGGGGATCCTCGTCGTGAACCTCTCCGGAGCGTTCGCCCTCGGGCTGATCTCGGCGGGCATCGTGGACTCCACGGGTCTCTGGGTGCTCGGCGCGGGTCTTCTCGGCGGGTACACCACCTTCAGTTCGGTGGCCGTATCCACCGTGCTGCTGGCCGAGGAGCGTCGCCCGCGCGCGGCGGTCGGCTACGCCGTCGCAACGTTCGTCGGCTCGGTGATCTGCGCGCTGCTGGGAGCGGTGTGCGGGGCTCTCCTCACCTGA